Part of the Marinobacterium rhizophilum genome is shown below.
ATCACGGTGGCAGCGGTTGTTGCCCAGGCCAGGCGCCTGCTCTAAGCCAGTTCAGGAGAAAAGTACTATGCACAGAATCGTATTTCTTGATCGATCGACTATTGCCCCGCAGATTCGCCTGCGCCGCCCGGATTTCGAGCACGGGCTGGTGGAGCACGATCATACCCGTCCAGAACAGGTCCTCGAGCGACTGGCCGGTGCCACCATAGCGATCACCAACAAGGTGGCACTGCGGGCCGATGTGCTCGAACAGCTCCCGAACCTGCGCCTGATTGCGGTGGCCGCCACCGGCACGGACTGCGTAGACAAGGCCTATTGCCAGCGCGCCGGTATCGCCGTCACGAATATCCGGGGTTATGCGGTGAATACGGTGCCCGAGCATACCTTCGCGCTGATGCTGGCATTGCGGCGCAACCTGGTGGCGTACCGGGACGATGTGCTTGCCGGTGAGTGGCAGAAATCGGGCCAGTTCTGTTTCTTTAACCACCCGATCCACGACCTTGCCGGTGCGAGGCTTGGCATCATCGGTGAGGGTATTCTGGGCCAGCGTGTTGCCGACATCGCCCGTGCCTTCGGCATGGTACCGCTGTTCGCGACACACAAGGGCAAGAGCGGCTTTGGTCGGCTCTATACGCCCTGGGAGGAGGTGCTTGAAACGAGCGACATTATCAGTCTGCACAGCCCGCTCACGCCTCAAACCCATGGCATGATCGGCCTGGCGGAATTACGCGCCATGCAGCGGCATCCATTGCTGATCAATACTGGTCGGGGGGGGCTGGTGGATGAAGCGGCACTGGTGCAAGCACTGGATGAGGGCTGGATCAGTGGCGCCGGTTTTGACGTGGCCGAGGGGGAACCCCCAGCGCCGGATAGTCCGCTTATGCGAATAGCCGGCCGTTCGAATGTCATTCTCACACCCCATGTCGCCTGGGCTTCCGATGAAGCCCAGCAGGCGCTGGCCGACCAACTGATGGACAATATCGAGGGCTTTGTCAGGGGCAAGCCGCGCAACCAGGTGTAAGGATCTGTTCGCAACAGCAGGTCGCAGCCAGACCCCTGCCCCGGTGCAGGGGTCTTTGTTTCTGGCCGTCGGGCTTGCCTTCAGCCTGGCGTGGGCGTTAAACCGCTGTGCCTTCCATCGGATAACCGGCGTCCAGCCAGCCGGCTTTGCCTTCGACGAACTCCATGACGTTGCGATAGCCGGCAGCGGCCAGTATCTGGGCCGCGATACTGGAGTTCTGGCATTCGGTGCTGGCGCAGTACACCACGATGCTGGCGTCCTTGTCGGGCAGTGCGCTGGGGGCGAGCAGGCGGATTTCGTCATGGGGCAGGTTGATGGCGCCGGGCAGGTGCTCGGCGTCGTAGTAGCGCGCGGGCAGGGCTTCTACCAGCAGGGTGGGCTCGCCGGCGTCCAGCCGGGCCTTGAGGGCGTCCCGCGTGATGGTGCTGTAGCTGGGCGCACGGGTGGGCTGGCTTGCGGGCGGATTCACGGACTGATTGATGGGCGTGTTCATGGCAACGTCTCCCGGTTTGGGTTTTCGGTGCTGTGGGTCACCTGCGAGCGCTGTCTGATCGAAGGTGGTGGTTTGGTTGCATTTGCAACCTGATGTCAGGCTAGGCTGTTTTGGTTGTAGTTGCAACCTGTTCTGTCTAGACTTGTTTTCATGAAGCCACGATTGAATGAACAGACGATCAGGACCTGGGCCCGGCTGGTGCGCACCGAAACCGCGCTGGTGGACCAGGTGCAGACCGCATTGAAGGCCGCGGGCCTGCCGCCGCTGGGCTGGTACGACGTGCTGCTGGAGTTGCAGCGCGCACCGGGTGGCGAGTTGCGCCAGTATGAAATTGGTGCCCAGACGCTGCTGACGAAATACAACCTGTCCCGCCTGGTCGACCGGCTGCAGCGCGAGGCGCTGGTGGAGCGCCACGCCTGCGCCGAGGATGGCCGCGGCAATCTTGTACGCATTACGCAAGCGGGGCACGAGTTGCTGCAGCGCATCTGGCCGGTCTACGCGGCCGTGCTTGAGACGCAGTTTGAAAATCGCCTCACCACTGATGAAATCCTTAGCCTCGAGCGGATTCTGAACAAGCTGGCATAGGCGGTTGCCTGATGGCCCCTGCTCTCCATGCCCCCGGGTCCTCGTCCCTGGCATGCCTATTCGGGGTAAACTGTAATCAGATTAATAGCACCCGATAGGGAGCGGCAGCACCGTTATGAATGATTCACCGCAAGACCCCTGGGGACAGCCGATGACCGCTGCGCCGGCCGTGCCGCAAGCGCCGGATGCGCTGGAGGGCGAGCAGACTCCCGAATCGCGGGCTCAGCTGGCGCCGTCTGTTTCCTGGTTGTGCGCCCTGGGGCACAATCTTCGCGCAGGGGCTGGTCTGGCGCTGGGACGCTCGCCGTCGGTGGCGCAACTGCACACCGGGCTGGAGCAATGCCTGCTGATGGCGTTCTTGCTGCTGATTCTGGAGCTCGGTGGCGCCTACCTGGGCACCGAGGCGCCGGTGCTGTTCGATGGTTATGGTCTGAATTACCTGGGCGCCAGCTGGCTGTTCAGCCTGCTGGCGCTGCTGCTGGTGACGCGGCTTGCCGGTGGCACGGTCGCCGGCTTTGCCCCGCTACTGGTGGCGTTTCTTGGCGCGGCCCTGTTTATCACGCTGGTGTCACAGCTGCTGTGGCAACTGGCACTGTCAGGGTCCCAGGCCTGGGGCCTTTTTGTCGCCCTGTTGCTCTGGCAGGGGCTGGTGGTCGTGCGGTTGCTGCGTGTTTTCGCAGGCGCAGGCCCGCTGCGGCGGCTGGTGCTGGGCGGGCTCTACAGCCTGGCGCTGTTTGCCAGTGCCTGGATGCTGCCGCGCAATGACCTCTGGTATACCGATGCGTCCGCCGCCGAACAGGCCGCAGTGCCGATGGCACTGGATGTGGAATCGGTGTTCTATGCCCAGCCAGGCCTGATGCAGCAAAACCTGGCGGCGCTCGAACCGCAGCGCCCCGGCGTAACCGACCTCTACCTGCTGGCACTGGGGGGCTTTGGGCTGGAGGATGTGTTTCTCAAGGAGGTGGAGTTTGTCCGCGAGCAGTTCGACCGCCAGTACGATACCGCCGGCCGCTCGGTCATTTTGGCCAACAACCCGGCCACGGTGGAGCAGTATCCGCTGGCCAGCGGTCCGAATCTTGCGCGGGGGCTGGCCAGCGTGGCGCAGAAAATGGATACGGACGAGGATGTGCTGTTTCTGTTCATGACCTCCCACGGCAGCCGGGACCACCGCTTTTCGCTGGAGTTCGGCCCTGTGGAGCTGCATGACCTGACACCCGAGCAGGTACGCCAGGCGCTGGATGATGCCGGAATTCGCTGGCGCGTGATTCTGGTCTCGAGCTGTTTTTCCGGTGGCTTTATCGAGGCGCTGCAAAGCCCGCAGACGCTGGTTATCACCGCGGCTGCTGCGGATCGAACCTCCTTTGGCTGTGGTGTGGACAGCGACTTTACCTGGTTCGGTACCGCTTTCTTCAAGCAGGCGCTGCCGCGCCAGCCCCGTTTCATTCAGGCCTTCGATATCGCCAGGCGCTGGGTCACCGAGAAGGAAGAGCGTGAAGAGCTTGGCGCCTCGCTGCCGCAGATGTTTGTCGGCGATGCCATCGAAC
Proteins encoded:
- a CDS encoding rhodanese-like domain-containing protein encodes the protein MNTPINQSVNPPASQPTRAPSYSTITRDALKARLDAGEPTLLVEALPARYYDAEHLPGAINLPHDEIRLLAPSALPDKDASIVVYCASTECQNSSIAAQILAAAGYRNVMEFVEGKAGWLDAGYPMEGTAV
- a CDS encoding MarR family winged helix-turn-helix transcriptional regulator — protein: MKPRLNEQTIRTWARLVRTETALVDQVQTALKAAGLPPLGWYDVLLELQRAPGGELRQYEIGAQTLLTKYNLSRLVDRLQREALVERHACAEDGRGNLVRITQAGHELLQRIWPVYAAVLETQFENRLTTDEILSLERILNKLA
- a CDS encoding D-2-hydroxyacid dehydrogenase: MHRIVFLDRSTIAPQIRLRRPDFEHGLVEHDHTRPEQVLERLAGATIAITNKVALRADVLEQLPNLRLIAVAATGTDCVDKAYCQRAGIAVTNIRGYAVNTVPEHTFALMLALRRNLVAYRDDVLAGEWQKSGQFCFFNHPIHDLAGARLGIIGEGILGQRVADIARAFGMVPLFATHKGKSGFGRLYTPWEEVLETSDIISLHSPLTPQTHGMIGLAELRAMQRHPLLINTGRGGLVDEAALVQALDEGWISGAGFDVAEGEPPAPDSPLMRIAGRSNVILTPHVAWASDEAQQALADQLMDNIEGFVRGKPRNQV
- a CDS encoding C13 family peptidase, encoding MNDSPQDPWGQPMTAAPAVPQAPDALEGEQTPESRAQLAPSVSWLCALGHNLRAGAGLALGRSPSVAQLHTGLEQCLLMAFLLLILELGGAYLGTEAPVLFDGYGLNYLGASWLFSLLALLLVTRLAGGTVAGFAPLLVAFLGAALFITLVSQLLWQLALSGSQAWGLFVALLLWQGLVVVRLLRVFAGAGPLRRLVLGGLYSLALFASAWMLPRNDLWYTDASAAEQAAVPMALDVESVFYAQPGLMQQNLAALEPQRPGVTDLYLLALGGFGLEDVFLKEVEFVREQFDRQYDTAGRSVILANNPATVEQYPLASGPNLARGLASVAQKMDTDEDVLFLFMTSHGSRDHRFSLEFGPVELHDLTPEQVRQALDDAGIRWRVILVSSCFSGGFIEALQSPQTLVITAAAADRTSFGCGVDSDFTWFGTAFFKQALPRQPRFIQAFDIARRWVTEKEEREELGASLPQMFVGDAIEQKLESLYQEPGLQAAFSSAQPEPLCDRAVLTCEP